The Pseudomonas viciae genomic interval CCTGGTGACTTTCAAACATATCGCCGCGGCGCAGGACCTCGGCCATGGACATCAGCAACTCTTCCAGGCTGACATCCGGCAGCAACTTGCGCGCCCGCGCTTCGGGGGCATCGAGCTTGGGCACCACCACATCGCGCCCGACCCGGTTCAAGCCATCGAGGCCTTCGGCCGCGACCTTGAAGCGCTCGTATTCCTGCAAGCGGCGGATCAGCTCGGCCCGCGGGTCGTCTTCTTCCGCTTCGACCTCGGCCGAGCGCGGCAGCAGCATCCGTGACTTGATCTCGGCGAGCATGGCCGCCATCACCAGGTATTCAGCCGCCAGCTCCAGGCGCACCGACTGCATCAGCTCCACATAGCCCATGTACTGGCGGGTGATTTCCGCCACGGGGATGTCGAGGATGTTGATGTTCTGTTTGCGGATCAGGTACAGCAGCAGATCGAGCGGGCCCTCGAAGGCTTCGAGAAACACTTCCAGCGCGTCCGGCGGAATGTACAAGTCCAGGGGCATTTCCATGACCGCCTGGCCATAAACCATGGCGAACGGCAGCTCCTGCTGGGCGCCGGCCTGGCTGTCGGCGCTTTCCACTGTTTCCACAGCCGACATTCAGGCCTCGACCATGAACGGCGCCGGGTCGCCACAACCGACACGTACCACCTGCGGCTCGCCGTCGGCCAGGTTGATCACCGTGGACGCCGACATGCCACCGAAACCGCCATCGATGATCAAGTCCACCTGATGTTCGAGTATCTGGCGCATCTCATAGGGGTCGGTCAACGGCTCCGTGTCGCCGGGCATGATCAGCGTCACGCTCATCAGCGGCTCGCCCAGTTCCGCCAGCAGCGCCAGGGCAATGGGATGGCTCGGCACCCGCAGGCCGATGGTGCGTTTTTTCGGGTGCAGCAACAGCCGCGGGACTTCCCGCGTGGCGTTGAGAATAAAGGTGTACGGCCCCGGCAAATGGGCCTTGAGCAGACGGAAGGTGCCGGTGTCGATCTTGGCGAACAGGCCAAGTTGCGACAGGTCGCTGCAGATCAGCGCGAAGTTGTGCTTGTCATCCAACTGACGCAGGCGTCTTACCCGCTCAACAGCGTTCTTGTCACCGATCTGGCAACCAATGGCGTAGGCGGAATCGGTGGGATAGACCACCACACCACCACCACGGATGATTTCCACGGCCTGTTTGATCAGGCGCGCCTGCGGGTTTTCCGGATGAATCTGGAAAAATTGACTCACGTGTTCTACCTGTTCAGACGGCGGCGGTAACGAGATCATGTTTGAATCTACACCATAGTGGCGGCAGATCTTCCGGCAACGGGCGATATTCGCCGATCTCGGACCAGCCTCCAGGGCCATGGAAATCACTGCCGGCGGTGACCAGCAGACCGAACTCACGGGCCAGAATCGCCAGGCTGCCGACCTGCTCGGCCGGCTGATGGCCGTTGACCACCTCGATGGCATGGCCCCCTGCTTGAATATAGTCGGCGACCAGGCGACGACGCTTGCTGCGGGTGAAATCATAGTGCCACGGATGCGCCAGGCTGACCCAGGCCCCGGCGGCCCGCAGGGTTTCGACGGTCTGCTCCAGCGTCGGCCAGTGCTGCTTGACGTCCCCCAGCTTGCCGGCCCCCAGCCATTTGCGGAACGCTTCGGCGCGGTCCTTGACGAACCCTTCGTGCACCATCCAATCGGCAAAGTGCGGCCGGGCCGGTGCGTTGCCGCTGTCGCCCAGCTCCTGCTGGATCTGCCGGGCACCGTCCAGGGCACCGGGCATGCCCTTCAG includes:
- a CDS encoding segregation and condensation protein A; the encoded protein is MEVFLEAFEGPLDLLLYLIRKQNINILDIPVAEITRQYMGYVELMQSVRLELAAEYLVMAAMLAEIKSRMLLPRSAEVEAEEDDPRAELIRRLQEYERFKVAAEGLDGLNRVGRDVVVPKLDAPEARARKLLPDVSLEELLMSMAEVLRRGDMFESHQVSREALSTRERMSDVLERLKGGGFVPFVELFTAEEGRLGVVVTFMAVLELVKESLVELVQNEPFAAIHVRARAE
- a CDS encoding L-threonylcarbamoyladenylate synthase — encoded protein: MSQFFQIHPENPQARLIKQAVEIIRGGGVVVYPTDSAYAIGCQIGDKNAVERVRRLRQLDDKHNFALICSDLSQLGLFAKIDTGTFRLLKAHLPGPYTFILNATREVPRLLLHPKKRTIGLRVPSHPIALALLAELGEPLMSVTLIMPGDTEPLTDPYEMRQILEHQVDLIIDGGFGGMSASTVINLADGEPQVVRVGCGDPAPFMVEA
- a CDS encoding PHP domain-containing protein yields the protein MNVDLHCHSTASDGALAPAVLVARAFEHGVRVLALTDHDTLEGLDEARSAATALGMQLVNGVELSCTWGGATIHVLGYGFDVNAPALVQAIAQLHDGRWLRSEEISRKLALKGMPGALDGARQIQQELGDSGNAPARPHFADWMVHEGFVKDRAEAFRKWLGAGKLGDVKQHWPTLEQTVETLRAAGAWVSLAHPWHYDFTRSKRRRLVADYIQAGGHAIEVVNGHQPAEQVGSLAILAREFGLLVTAGSDFHGPGGWSEIGEYRPLPEDLPPLWCRFKHDLVTAAV